In the Platichthys flesus chromosome 14, fPlaFle2.1, whole genome shotgun sequence genome, GACAATGtgtttaatgacatttattttgggATAATTGCACCTACGTCACTTATTATTCAGACcataatgacatttatttgatgATAACAGCACCTGCCTTGATTTTTACTATTCAAACCGCAAATTTTgtagtataataataatcataaaacaaACCAAGGACGGAAAACAATATAACTGCCCTTTCATGTAAACGGGTCAAACAGCGCCCCCAAGGTAACTCTCCGCAGCCAGCCTGTGTGGACAAAAACGGTACTGCACCTTTACCAACTACTGTCTATGGCCGAAGGAAACACGATGGCCTCACAACAAAGTTTACAAAATTAACAACTCACATTTCGCTAAATTACCGGATGAGTTAACATTAGCTTAGCTTGCTGAGATGCTAATGATGGAGTCTGACAGGGGATTTGTCAACAACACAGCTTGAATTACACCAGGAGCTTCTATGACATGGAGGCCaaatggaggaaggagaggataGACTTTGACTTTAAATAACGTGAGTCAGATTTGGTTAATGGTTAATGTCTTAGATTTGTATCTGTACACCTGAGCTAGCGGAGGTTTTATTGAAATGCTAGTACCTACCAGTCAGTAACCATTAGCCAAAGTGAATTCATTGATTGCCTGATAAGAAATGAGTAAGAAATAACGCAACAACTgaagatttattgttttttgccaagtttaatgttcattttaacaGTAACAGGCTTAgagatttcaaattaaaagcaatgACCAGCATCTAGTGGGCATAAGCATAACGTGACATTCCTATACATTCAGTCATacatcaaaaaagaaaaagtaaaatactaATTATTCCCATTGAGACATCCTAGAGCCTAAATTCTGTTCCATGAGGTTAGTCATCGTCAACTCAGCTGAAACTCAATTAAGGGGGATCATGTGTAACTTACCAGGTTTTGAGCCTGGATCAGTGGGCATCACTgacggggaagaggagaggaatggTTACATAATGAATCTCTCACGgaatatttgtaatttttatCTATTCCACCCCTACATCCAGgtcttttttttccatgatgATGGGCAAAGTAGTGAGGCTCTGCACCTATAAATTCAGGCGTGACCTTGACACATCCCCTGTGCTCAGAAATAAATATCCTCAAATATCGGCTAAAAAGCAAATATCtcctaaaatctaaaatatgttttttattagctttttgctagtgttttctattgttttgtcTTACTGCATTGGCTTATGTAAcgtaattattaaaaaaaaatgttttaaactgtgtgggtgtgatgaTCATACCTTTAGGAGTGTTACAGATGTATGGTTGCTCATCCCATTTGGTACCACCCATCTGAGGTTCCCAAACAAAGAAGTGGGCTCAGCTTCAGCCCAGTTGGTGTAGTCCAAGATGGTTTCATCCAGCCACATCCATGACCCTGTGCGCAACAAAAACATATCCAAATCATTAAGCAGCTGTATCTGCTAGCTACACAaggcaacacaaataaaaaaggtaaattacattttagaaaatattgtatttgagCTACAATTCAGTCAATTTGGTGACTTCCTAGTTTAGCTAACAATACACCCCATTGGGGCTAAtcttttcctttactcctatcaaaatgaaactttacacaatgaaagtacccatgaaaagtaaatttgtttgtattacaagtttcttcgaaaatacattttaatatgcaTATGTGCtccacacttattgaatatgtcccAATTTGCATAGGTAGTAACACCATTCATATGAATGACAAATACATCGGCCCAATCTCCATTCAATCATTCTTCTGCCAATGGGTAATGGCACAGCTGCTTTAAGCCTGGCCTCTAGGCCCCCGCCGTtctactttgcctggactataaGAGCAGAAGCTCTCGGTTGAATTTAAACAAGATCTCAAATCCATAAATGGTAGAGGTTTGGTTAGTTTACACTAAAGGCAACTGTCTTCTCTGCTTGTAACCACAATGGCCTCCATATATGATGCAGGTTGGATGGGGAAATAACTAAATACAGAAGACCAGCTGGTAAATCGAGGCTAGCCATTGAGGGAAAGGTTTACATCCCTCAATTAGTTGGGAAAAAAGTTTTGTTAGGCTATGTTAGAGTTAGTCCTTTTAAACCCTTACATCAGACGTATGTTAACATATTTAAACCCTTGTCATGGGTCATTTCTTCCATCAGAAGTCTTAGCTTCCATAGATGCAATGTGTCTAACAACACTAACAactctttgaaactaacacttttagtagcacttaaatggcacttaattatagcactttgtaattttgttttattggaagaaattgtactttcttgattcttgttgttctgtgtctgtaccctcggggttgatgcacttattgtaagtcgctttggataaaagcgtcagctaaatgaaatgtaaagtaatgtaataatgtaatgtaacattatGAACTTGAGTATGTGCATAATGTCTTCTTGTAAAGTGTGACTTGTGTAGAATAAATGAGGAGTGACAGGTTGCAGCACAGCTCCTGGTTTGTGTTTAACAAGCcgtctccctctgtccatctcctctcttcacagTCTTCCTACAACCCGGGACAAAATGCTGACTCCCCCTTTCTAGTGGACTCTCCCCAGACACAGCCAATAAATGCACAGCCACAGTCGCCCGGCGAGTGTCCCTCCGGTGTTTCATTTACAGCTCACCCACCTCAGAGCAACCAGCTGTTATGATTGTTATGATAACCGTTGTTGAGAGTTGGGACTTTGTCCGTAATGGAGGGTTTCTGTGCTGACTGTAGATATTTTATATGTTATAAGttataaatttgatttgtaatgtCAATCTCATATAGTTCAACCAGTGTAGTCTACGTTAAGATGGTAAGTACTAGGACGACTCACACATAAGTAGTAAGGACGACTCACATTAAACACAGGCAAAATAACCATTCTCTGATATAACTGAGGGATGACACCTCCCTAAAAATAGTTaatttgattcacaaaatctggatccacactagatttcaccagtttatggaaattaccactctaaacatctAGATTCTTGAAcgtgaaactgtaacaataaaacataacctcctttgtggaggaactaatcagctgtctggtaaaaCGGGTGTGGATGCAgattggaaactgaaaatggttgggaactctgcaattcatttatcatcatgttaatgtatatatacttgttaatagtGGAATATGTGGGAAATgtgctcattttttttttgttgataataagtttctccttctcctcttaacTTGCAGTATCGCGACAGAAAACCCTATGTGCGACGTCCTCAGCAGTATCAGGACCATCGCACCTACGAACCTCGTCCTGGGCCAGAGGGGAGGCACCCTCACTACCCAGAACAATATCCATCATCCCGGACTGCGGAGAGATGGGTGAGTATCTTAGGAGATCCTGTTGGCCGCTCCAGGAACTACATTCctaagttcagttcagttcagtcgtCAACTCGATTCGAGTTAAATAGATTAGAATTGAGGTCAGTTGGGTcaaatggttcagctgagctcaatggttcatttAGGTTGAGTTCAGATGTTAAGTTGAATATATTAACATCTTATCTCTATagaaacatttattgttttgcttatgatgtcagctgataagagcctttcatagacatatcaatattgcttttattttacagaatgaaaaatggaaaaacgataatacaatttctatatattttcttgtatttatgttttatttcaatttatagttcatgtccatggttagtggatttgatacatcatgtataagttcttagcagtgtgaaacacagctgacggctcacacacattgtgtcattgtcctcccagatccGTAACCTGGACCCTgatcagcgtggcagggacgACCCAGAGGAGATCATGGCAGAGGGTCAAGGGAGCAGGtattcatctcctcctggaggtCACCGCTCCTCTCGCCCCACCCAACAACAGgtcaggctctctctctctctctctctctctctatctatatctctctctctctctctcacgatTGCCCAACCAGCCAGCTCTTCACCATGTGTGTGGCAGACAGGGCACAGCGCCTGTGTCATTTACACGTCTCACTTTCTCATAAGAAGAACACCATGACTCCAAACTGTTACATGTCTGTTGGCTGTCGCTCAGGACATTATCTAGTTAAAGACTTACAGATAACAAATATTGGAAATAACCCAAAAGAGCAATTTGCTACGATCACTACACACTACTTATCTACAAAGTGTGATGTCAGCAGGGCTCCTTGAACTTAGAAGGAACCTTTTATAGTACGTTATGTTATCGGTCTTCCTGCGGCGGTTTCACACACAAATTTTGCCGTAAAAAAAAAGTCCCTGGTTGGCTTGTTGAACCTGAAGCTGTCACAGTCACAACATGTCACAGTTTTTAAACAGAATAATTATCACATTACTTATATGTGAAGAACTGTTAAGTGTAGTTTGTGGTACAAATATTACCTTTTGCTGATTTAATACTGAAGACCTGTATtcatctgtacttttccttcttccagaTGATGAGCCAAAACTGCAGCCCGTTGGTCTGAGGTCTTCCTCACCTGGGCTTGTGCCACCTGATGTTCAGCCAAAGAATTCAGGGAATGCCTGCAAACCAGTTATGAAGAGGGTAAGCCTCCCAGCGGAACCAGAGTCAGATATAACACCTGTTATATCCCCTCATTCCCCTCATTCCCCTCAGGACCTGTTCAAGGAGGTCCGCAGTATCCTGAACAGGCAGACGCCTCAGAAGTTCCTCCAGCTGGTGAAGCAGGTGAAGGACTCGCCCATCGACACGGAGGAGCAGCTCAAAGGAGTCGTGGACCTCCTGTTTGAGAAAGCCATGGACGAGACCAGCTCATTGGTGGCCTACGCGAAGATATGCAACTGCCTCGCCACGGTAAGCAGATCGCTTAGCTGAGAAGAGAAGTGTGTCGACTTTGGAACGAGAgtcttgtgtttgtaatgtaattGTTTGAATTGGGTTTGGAGAAGTACATAAATATAGCTTTCTCCTAAACTCTAAATTCATCAGATGCAAAAAACGATGGAGGAATTAGGTGTAATCTTTTAAACATCTATCGGAGGGGTGTGCACGAAGTGTGTCAATATGCAGTCAACAACTTGCTAAATGTTTATGCAGCAAATGGATCAATTGGTTCAtattcagctctgccttcatgcagaataatgctgtgaaaagcaacacaattcaGTACAGTGAGATGATGAGGTATTATTGTTTTGATGCCTCTAGAGTCTACACCAGACGACACCCACTATTTATTAAGGAGTTTGAAAATCTgtcacaaataatgaaaaaaacacaatttattaaacgTGCATATCCTTAATTATGAACTCTATTAACAAGAGTTCTGgaaaactattacattttctctctgcCATCATTTGATAACATAACCTAATGTAGCAtgtattaaaagtattatttaatTCCGCCAGAAatccttctgtttttgttaattaatgattttgtactgtgtttcacatgtgtttGGCGCCCTCTGTTGGTCGCGAGTCGCTATTGTATTTATCCTCCCGGTTTTCACCAGAATGTTCTAGATCTGGCTGAGATCGTACGTATCATTTACAGCGCGACACTAATGTGTAAAGTTTGTAATTTAGGTAATCTGtaagttgtttaaaatgtgtcatgtgtttcatACGATCATATTAGTCGAGTTGCTTAATtcttttatggtttattttcatttttgagttAGTTCAGAGTGTTACAGCAAGCTAGCATACATGTATTAAGTTTGCTAGCTTGCTTGTGTAAGTGCGTAGGTGTCCGTCATTTTGTGTCCTGAAGAATGCCTTCTGaactgtgtatttctttttttaggcATGTGAccaaatgatgaatgttttctgttcttttgctgAACCTCTGAACAGGTATGTTTTGTTGCATAAGACTCGTGTTGATTTTGGAAATAtaagatttgattatttgaatGATGTGTTTGATTGAATGTGAGACATTCAAAGGTAATtgtaaattatagttttttatatttatttttatgaatactTTGACTAAATTGGAACTTATTATTTCTTATATaggtctttttgtttttattatacacGAGAATGTTCTAGATCTGGCTGAGATCGACATGTGACCAAATGATGAATGatttctgttcttttgctgaacctctgaacagaaataaaagtccTGTGTTAAGGAAAGAACAAGTCCTGGTCATCCATTTTTAGACACAACGCAGAGAAAATCACCACCAGAGAGAGACCGGTTACACTTACATATATTAGTCAGTAAAATCAAAATAATCCAGATacgaaaatgttaatttgttgatatataaaaacaaattatttatattatctgAATGCTTATGTTCTCTATTGACTTCATTCCACTTACTGTTCACATGCAGCTCACAGTGCCCACCCCTGACAAACCACAAAAGACAGTGAACTTTCGCAAGCTGCTGATAAGCCGCTGTCTTTGAATATAATCTACAGGATTATATGCGGCTGGTTTCCATTTCCAAAATTATATATTCAGAGAAATGCgttgtttgcagggatgaagatgtgatgtgaactttttgtcagcagtgtttttgacattagtgcagtgaagatcagttcatgtctctgctttcatcccaccaagatgttTTCTTCTGAACGTGTCAGATAATTGATTTAAGAGGTGattctgcaacctgctgtctgatGGATTGAATGGAGTCAAGCTGAACATGACCTTCATGTCTCCAATTAAacgtctttctccctctgtgtctcacctctctcagATGGATCACTATTTCAACTCTATGGAAGATATCGTCACAGAGGGGAAGACGTCCCCTCGGATACGGTATATGTTGCAGGATACTATAGACCTGGTTTCGGTGAGTGGGTCTTgattttcctttcatttgcacaattgtaaagagtccaacattcaaattcttcaaagtaagatggattttaccacagagatttatttcaccgaTCTGTTTGATGACCAGGAACATGGCAGGATCCAAAACCCGTTCAGCAGATCCACAACGAGGCAACGATTGAGGATCAGGAGGAGCCAAGGAGCGTGCAGCAGCCACTGCTCTCCGAGGACACCAAGATACAGCCAAGTAAGGGCCTGCAGTCTAAATCCTCTTTAAGGTTTAGAATCTgatatgaccagtcaaagtcagagaACCCCTAAATTATAAACTTGGAAACCCCACATCTCCATTAATGATGAGGCTTGTTGAACTTGAAGCTGTCACagtcacaaaatgtcacagcttgtaaacagttttatatttttttattacattacttaTATGTGAAGAACTGTAAAGTGTAGTTCTTGATACAAATATTACCTTTTGCTGATTGAATTCtgaagacatgttttcatctgtacttttccttcttccagaTGATGCTCCAACACTGCAGCCCGTTGGTCTGAGGTCTGCCTCCCCTGGGCTTGTGCTGCCTGAAGCCCCCGTGGCTGCACTCCAGCCCCAGGCCTCTAGTCCTGCACAGGTTCCCACTCCTCAACAGAACCAAGGCTCTGAAGCCAGGGGAACTCTGGAAAGGTATGAGATGATaacgctgtctgattttaaGGATCCTCTctgtgttaggtttctctgaaacatgaggagagtgtctctgtgattctgATATGTATCTCTCATGTTAGCAGGATATTTATAACTCTGATTAACTAGTTTGCATTGACTTAAAAAGAAATGAGTTAAGTTATTagggttttgtttcacttctgtttaggtcagtgataataatttgtAGAAGTTCCAAATTGGGTGAAAAGC is a window encoding:
- the LOC133968063 gene encoding eukaryotic translation initiation factor 4 gamma 3-like, whose translation is MKRVSLPAEPESDITPVISPHSPHSPQDLFKEVRSILNRQTPQKFLQLVKQVKDSPIDTEEQLKGVVDLLFEKAMDETSSLVAYAKICNCLATACDQMMNVFCSFAEPLNRYVLLHKTRVDFGNIRFDYLNDVFD